Proteins encoded in a region of the Deltaproteobacteria bacterium genome:
- a CDS encoding BMP family protein, which produces MTKIICPAIFALLLLPNSGCDRATQPTTSSQFRVALLTPGPVSDAGWNALAYEGLVKIQKTLKAEISQVETKTPAEFEEAFRDYASRQFQLVFGHGFEFQDAAAKVGADFPQTTFITTSGSTVRKNVAPMRFMLEQAMYLMGILSASISKTGKAGAIGGVEIPPLKSTFLAFEAGARSVAPDFQVIVSYTGNWEDVGAAKQAAYALIEQGCDVILPNADAASLGAFQAAQEKKIFALGANKNQNEIAPGVILASGVIDIPTAFLQIAQEVQRKEFQGRIMHFGIREGVISLAYNEALKQKIPQEILSRVETAQQQIVAGTLVVPTVEFTPRSPS; this is translated from the coding sequence GTGACAAAAATTATCTGCCCCGCCATCTTTGCACTGCTGCTCTTGCCAAACAGCGGATGTGATCGTGCGACCCAACCCACAACATCTAGCCAGTTTCGCGTTGCCCTCTTAACTCCAGGGCCTGTCAGTGACGCAGGTTGGAACGCCCTTGCCTACGAAGGGTTAGTAAAAATTCAAAAAACGCTTAAAGCAGAAATCAGTCAAGTAGAAACCAAAACGCCAGCCGAATTTGAAGAGGCATTTCGCGATTACGCCAGCCGCCAGTTCCAACTCGTCTTCGGACACGGGTTCGAGTTTCAAGATGCAGCCGCCAAAGTCGGAGCCGACTTTCCTCAAACTACGTTTATTACCACATCGGGAAGCACAGTGCGGAAAAATGTAGCTCCGATGCGCTTCATGTTAGAACAAGCAATGTACCTGATGGGTATCCTCAGTGCCTCCATTTCCAAAACTGGAAAAGCTGGAGCGATCGGTGGAGTGGAGATTCCTCCACTCAAAAGCACTTTCCTAGCCTTTGAAGCTGGAGCACGAAGTGTCGCCCCTGACTTTCAGGTCATCGTCTCCTACACTGGCAACTGGGAAGATGTGGGAGCGGCAAAACAGGCTGCTTATGCTTTAATCGAGCAGGGTTGTGATGTCATCCTCCCCAATGCAGATGCAGCAAGTCTCGGAGCATTCCAAGCAGCGCAAGAGAAAAAGATCTTCGCGCTCGGAGCGAACAAGAATCAAAACGAAATTGCACCGGGTGTCATTCTTGCCAGCGGAGTCATCGACATACCAACCGCATTTCTCCAAATCGCCCAAGAGGTCCAGCGAAAGGAATTTCAAGGGCGCATAATGCACTTCGGTATTAGGGAAGGCGTAATCTCCCTGGCCTACAACGAAGCCCTCAAACAGAAGATTCCCCAAGAGATCCTGTCGCGTGTCGAAACTGCCCAGCAACAGATTGTTGCCGGCACGCTCGTAGTTCCTACCGTCGAATTTACTCCACGCTCTCCCTCTTGA
- a CDS encoding ABC transporter ATP-binding protein — MDFHAGEIHAILGENGAGKSTLMHLLSGLYQPDAGVIYLNGKPQIFSSPRSARASGIAMVHQHFMLVPTLTIAENVILALSGNVTERIKKSQTLKKIAALARQYGISFDDLNARISTLPVGVQQRVEILKSLATRARILILDEPTAVLTPLEVNSLFASLQNLKHDGYLILLITHKIPEVLAISDRLSILRRGQLIATQETKTCAVHDLIGLMMEEKQSAPASLLTLEAPPRIPSVESSPLSPLLTAQHISTTAESGGKPLQNISFTLYTQEILGIAGVDGNGQLELAEILMGLRLPQKGSLQLNGQPLIDPTPEKLHAAGVAIIPQDRRREGLALSMSVAENLLLNTTLLSRLRPKGVLSPTKVRRLAQEHIERFSITPPFPDQPAAALSGGNQQRVVLAREFSTHPRIVIATNPSRGLDLGATQYVHLQLQTHRLRGAGIILISTDLDEVLSLSDRVYVLYQGSLLGPVAPTTNRENLGALMSGLSS; from the coding sequence GTGGATTTCCATGCCGGGGAAATTCATGCGATCCTGGGAGAAAACGGCGCAGGGAAATCGACGCTGATGCATCTCCTCTCCGGCCTCTATCAGCCGGACGCCGGAGTCATTTATCTCAACGGCAAACCTCAAATTTTCTCATCGCCACGATCAGCCCGAGCATCTGGTATTGCCATGGTGCATCAGCATTTCATGCTCGTGCCCACATTGACGATCGCCGAAAATGTCATTTTGGCCCTCTCGGGCAACGTCACAGAAAGAATCAAAAAGTCGCAAACCCTCAAAAAGATAGCCGCTCTGGCAAGGCAGTATGGCATTTCGTTCGATGATCTCAACGCGCGCATCTCTACTCTCCCGGTAGGAGTCCAACAACGTGTAGAGATCCTCAAATCCCTCGCTACCCGTGCACGGATATTGATTTTAGACGAACCAACGGCCGTGCTCACGCCGCTCGAAGTCAACAGTCTCTTTGCCTCTTTACAAAATCTCAAACATGATGGCTATTTAATCCTGCTGATCACCCATAAGATCCCAGAAGTACTTGCCATTAGTGATCGACTATCGATTCTCCGCCGTGGCCAGCTGATAGCTACGCAAGAGACAAAGACCTGCGCTGTACATGACCTAATCGGTCTCATGATGGAAGAAAAGCAATCTGCCCCTGCTTCTCTACTGACGCTGGAAGCACCTCCCCGAATTCCTTCCGTCGAAAGTTCTCCATTATCCCCGCTTTTGACCGCACAACACATTTCTACGACAGCAGAAAGCGGAGGAAAACCCTTACAAAACATTTCTTTCACTCTTTATACACAAGAAATTCTTGGAATTGCCGGAGTCGACGGCAACGGCCAGCTTGAGTTGGCCGAAATACTCATGGGGCTACGTCTACCTCAAAAAGGCTCCTTGCAACTGAACGGACAGCCCCTTATTGATCCGACCCCGGAAAAACTGCACGCTGCGGGAGTTGCTATCATCCCCCAAGACCGCCGGCGTGAAGGTCTCGCTCTTTCGATGTCCGTCGCGGAGAACTTGCTCCTCAATACCACCCTGCTTTCCCGTCTCAGGCCAAAAGGAGTCCTCTCGCCGACAAAAGTCCGTCGTTTGGCGCAGGAACACATCGAACGATTTTCCATTACCCCGCCATTCCCAGACCAACCGGCAGCGGCACTTTCTGGAGGAAACCAACAACGTGTCGTATTGGCAAGAGAGTTCTCAACTCATCCTCGCATCGTCATTGCCACAAATCCGAGCCGCGGCCTCGACCTTGGGGCGACTCAATATGTGCATCTTCAGCTACAAACTCACCGTCTGCGGGGGGCAGGTATCATCCTCATATCTACCGATCTCGACGAAGTTCTCTCATTAAGCGACCGCGTGTACGTGCTCTATCAAGGCTCCTTGCTCGGCCCAGTCGCGCCAACCACCAACCGAGAAAATTTGGGAGCCCTGATGAGTGGCCTCAGCTCCTAG
- a CDS encoding ABC transporter permease: protein MRRYFTVFLSLLALASSFLIVALGLWISGLNTGAVFSALLNGAAGDSYRLAETCVKACPLLLTGLAVALALQAGQWNIGAEGQFLIGALGTAWAGQYVGDLPPWLALPAVCVAGMAAGAFWASGPAVLKNARGVNEVISTIMLNFIAAGLVSYCVHGPLMETQAQYPQTDPLPAPAQFSRLFPPMRLHFGIGIALLVAIVLQLYLFYTKGGLKLRASGANPIAARFAGIKVHRQTMIAFALSGALAGLAGSIEVCGVTYRVYEKFSPGYGYTAIAVALVGQRSPLGVILAATLFGALEAGSGAIQRVAGVSSVLVSVIQAVIVFSLAVYSTDLARNFLKEKLHLSISI, encoded by the coding sequence ATGCGTCGCTATTTCACCGTCTTTCTTTCGCTTCTCGCGCTGGCATCCTCATTCCTTATCGTTGCGCTCGGATTGTGGATCAGCGGACTGAACACGGGAGCAGTCTTTTCCGCCTTACTCAATGGAGCAGCTGGGGATTCCTATCGTCTTGCCGAGACCTGCGTCAAAGCCTGTCCATTGCTACTGACCGGTCTTGCCGTAGCTCTCGCTTTACAGGCAGGGCAGTGGAATATCGGGGCAGAGGGTCAGTTTTTGATTGGGGCGCTAGGCACAGCCTGGGCGGGCCAATACGTAGGAGATCTTCCTCCATGGCTAGCACTGCCAGCGGTCTGTGTAGCGGGCATGGCTGCAGGTGCTTTCTGGGCGAGCGGCCCTGCCGTATTGAAAAACGCCAGAGGAGTGAACGAAGTCATCAGCACCATCATGTTGAACTTTATAGCCGCAGGATTAGTCAGCTACTGTGTTCATGGACCGCTCATGGAAACTCAAGCACAATATCCACAAACAGACCCCTTGCCCGCGCCAGCCCAATTCTCGAGACTATTTCCTCCCATGCGCCTGCATTTCGGCATAGGAATCGCCCTTCTCGTAGCAATCGTCCTTCAGCTTTATTTGTTCTACACCAAAGGAGGTCTGAAGCTGAGGGCAAGCGGCGCAAACCCCATAGCCGCCCGGTTTGCCGGCATTAAGGTACATAGACAAACCATGATTGCCTTTGCCCTCAGCGGAGCCTTAGCTGGACTTGCAGGAAGCATTGAAGTTTGTGGAGTAACCTATCGCGTGTATGAAAAATTTTCCCCCGGCTACGGGTATACAGCCATCGCAGTGGCGCTGGTCGGACAACGCTCTCCGTTAGGGGTTATTTTAGCGGCAACGCTTTTCGGTGCTCTAGAAGCAGGATCAGGCGCTATACAACGAGTTGCCGGTGTCTCTTCGGTATTGGTTTCAGTTATTCAAGCGGTCATCGTTTTTTCTCTTGCAGTCTACAGCACCGACCTGGCGAGAAACTTCCTCAAAGAAAAATTACATCTCTCGATCTCGATATAA
- a CDS encoding ABC transporter permease, producing the protein MFIASTPLLLAALGETFAQRAGVINIGLEGLLLSGAFAAMTGSYMTGSPVFGVLLGAISGAILAALFALLTIGLGANQIVTGVSINLLAIGMTGVCYRAIFGVTGQALIVATFSPLALPFLSEIPFFGPAFFQHTPLVYLSILLVPLFNFFLFHTRGGLQIQAVGEHPQAAETLGISVLKIRTLVVLLEGILGGIAGSYLSLAYSNTFIEGMSAGRGFIALAIVIFGRWRPIGVFAATLFFGGATALQFHLQALGSSLPYQFVLMLPYVLTLIALAGSGTALSAPAALGEPYKRE; encoded by the coding sequence ATGTTCATCGCCTCTACCCCTCTGCTTTTAGCCGCATTGGGGGAAACGTTTGCCCAGCGAGCAGGAGTGATCAATATCGGCCTTGAAGGGCTTCTTCTCTCCGGCGCTTTTGCTGCCATGACTGGGAGTTATATGACCGGCTCTCCTGTCTTCGGCGTTCTGCTCGGAGCGATAAGCGGCGCGATCCTGGCCGCGTTGTTTGCTCTCCTCACTATCGGACTCGGGGCCAATCAAATTGTCACAGGAGTAAGTATCAATCTTCTTGCCATAGGCATGACTGGAGTTTGTTACAGAGCGATATTTGGCGTCACTGGACAAGCCTTGATAGTCGCGACCTTTAGTCCCCTTGCGCTTCCTTTCCTGAGCGAGATTCCCTTTTTCGGGCCGGCATTCTTTCAACATACCCCGCTGGTCTACCTGTCTATTCTTCTCGTTCCGCTTTTCAATTTCTTCCTCTTCCATACGCGGGGAGGACTGCAAATTCAGGCAGTCGGAGAACATCCTCAAGCCGCGGAGACGCTAGGCATCTCAGTTCTCAAAATACGAACACTCGTCGTGCTTCTTGAAGGGATACTCGGCGGTATTGCAGGCAGCTACTTATCTTTGGCGTACTCGAACACCTTCATTGAAGGCATGTCTGCGGGGCGTGGCTTTATTGCTCTGGCTATTGTGATTTTTGGACGTTGGAGGCCGATCGGAGTTTTTGCAGCGACGCTCTTTTTTGGCGGGGCAACGGCCCTACAGTTTCACCTGCAAGCCTTGGGTTCTTCCCTCCCTTATCAGTTTGTCCTAATGCTACCGTACGTGCTCACGCTCATCGCACTTGCTGGCAGCGGCACCGCCCTCTCCGCTCCTGCGGCATTAGGAGAACCCTATAAGAGAGAATAG
- a CDS encoding type II toxin-antitoxin system HicA family toxin produces MSGSDWSRLRSLTAREIISALIRDGFFLRSREGSHQRYKHPDGRRVTVSFHRPGDTFPPKTLRSMIETQACWTEDDLRR; encoded by the coding sequence ATGAGCGGCAGTGATTGGTCTCGCCTTCGTTCGCTGACCGCTCGCGAAATCATCAGCGCCTTGATTCGAGATGGGTTCTTCCTCCGTTCTCGAGAAGGGAGCCATCAACGCTACAAGCATCCAGACGGACGACGAGTGACCGTCTCGTTTCATCGTCCTGGAGACACGTTCCCACCCAAAACGCTCCGTAGCATGATTGAAACCCAAGCCTGTTGGACAGAGGATGATCTTCGACGCTGA
- a CDS encoding nuclear transport factor 2 family protein — protein MSNILEEKEEIRDLITRYCLYIDSGRCEEWVNCFTDDGVFDSPILGRWQGKTALRQFTDKYRAWTGAAQPRHCVMNVLVDVNGEQATGECYLLMTHAAEGKTELIISGRYEDQIEKVNGKWLFKERKVRPDTRPAA, from the coding sequence ATGAGCAATATTTTAGAAGAGAAAGAAGAAATTCGCGATTTGATCACTCGCTATTGTCTCTACATCGATTCTGGTCGTTGCGAAGAGTGGGTGAATTGCTTTACGGATGACGGAGTGTTCGATAGCCCGATCCTGGGGCGATGGCAAGGAAAGACAGCGCTCCGACAATTCACGGACAAGTATCGGGCTTGGACGGGGGCGGCTCAGCCTCGCCATTGTGTCATGAACGTGTTAGTCGATGTCAACGGAGAACAGGCGACAGGTGAATGTTATCTGTTAATGACGCATGCTGCGGAAGGCAAAACCGAACTGATCATTTCTGGCCGCTATGAGGACCAGATCGAGAAGGTCAATGGGAAGTGGCTGTTTAAGGAAAGGAAAGTGCGCCCCGATACCCGTCCCGCAGCGTAA
- a CDS encoding bifunctional nuclease family protein encodes MNALANTSPPRKLSFLKRTLSRFLVLVAGAGFLVSCHSRAKNVESVEVEVRQVGFDHLSNSPVVLLQDKEKTKTMPIWIGVAEAQSITLQMQGVDTPRPLTHDLMKNILEQTGITVDKVLVTELKGSTYYARIHLHHGDKTLEVDSRPSDAIALALRLHRPIFVAGPLFAAALSSEGTGQKTAGKNVPSPASTVIFGLTVQDLTAALAAHFDLPDGEGVLIADIGSALDLGTLKRGDIILSVQGEKIRNVNELRESLEKEGNRSVTLRVRREGQDIEVRFALAREESTKTEEENE; translated from the coding sequence ATGAACGCACTCGCTAATACGTCTCCGCCGCGAAAATTGTCTTTCTTGAAGAGGACGCTGTCTCGTTTTCTGGTGCTGGTGGCCGGTGCTGGGTTTCTTGTCTCCTGTCATTCCCGGGCGAAGAACGTCGAGTCGGTGGAAGTAGAAGTCCGGCAAGTCGGTTTCGATCATTTGAGCAACTCGCCAGTGGTGCTTTTGCAGGATAAAGAAAAGACGAAAACCATGCCGATTTGGATCGGCGTGGCCGAAGCGCAATCGATTACTTTGCAGATGCAAGGCGTGGATACTCCGCGTCCGCTGACGCATGACCTCATGAAGAATATCCTTGAGCAGACGGGGATCACGGTGGATAAAGTGCTGGTGACAGAGCTGAAAGGCAGCACGTACTACGCACGTATTCATCTCCATCATGGTGACAAGACGTTAGAGGTAGACAGCCGTCCTAGCGATGCCATCGCTCTGGCGCTGCGTCTTCATCGGCCTATCTTTGTCGCTGGTCCCCTTTTTGCCGCTGCCCTTTCTTCTGAGGGCACCGGACAGAAGACCGCTGGGAAAAATGTGCCCTCTCCAGCGAGCACGGTGATATTCGGTCTCACGGTGCAGGACCTCACCGCTGCACTCGCCGCGCATTTTGACCTTCCCGATGGAGAAGGCGTGCTCATTGCCGATATCGGGTCGGCTCTCGATCTGGGAACCCTCAAGCGAGGCGATATCATTCTCTCGGTCCAAGGGGAAAAAATACGGAATGTCAACGAACTGAGAGAATCGTTGGAGAAAGAAGGCAATCGTTCCGTCACCTTGCGAGTTCGCAGAGAGGGGCAGGATATTGAAGTCCGTTTCGCTCTTGCCCGGGAAGAATCAACGAAAACAGAGGAGGAAAACGAATGA
- a CDS encoding RluA family pseudouridine synthase yields the protein MSNVLQWTVAIEEEGLRLDAFLSHHLSGFSRRERVELVRQDRVRVNGRSSVKGAIVRSQDIVTAALTPALAPNPTLPVSLLHVASEFVILDKPEGMPSVALRHSETRTVANFLLAHFPEMAQIGPRRLEVGLLHRLDTNTSGIMVAARTLSAYVGLQAQFRQRTVTKNYLAIVEGNLGRKGRVALPLTPTGPHGHHMRPDKTGQGQDAITLYAPVEYFSRHTLVRLSIVTGVRHQIRAHLAALGHPIVGDVAYGAGGETAPRLCLHAETLEFSHPTTGKRMRCTSPVPENLVAFLERLRGTNSRA from the coding sequence GTGTCAAACGTATTGCAGTGGACCGTCGCTATTGAAGAGGAAGGGCTCCGGCTCGACGCCTTTCTCTCCCATCATCTCTCAGGTTTCTCCCGCCGCGAGAGAGTGGAACTTGTGAGGCAGGATCGTGTCCGCGTCAATGGACGATCATCGGTCAAAGGAGCGATAGTTCGCAGCCAAGACATTGTCACGGCTGCCCTCACTCCGGCGCTGGCACCGAACCCTACCCTTCCTGTGTCTCTTCTGCACGTTGCCTCCGAGTTCGTCATTCTCGACAAGCCGGAAGGGATGCCGAGCGTCGCGCTTCGCCATAGCGAAACCAGGACCGTGGCGAATTTTCTCCTGGCTCATTTTCCTGAAATGGCGCAGATTGGCCCTCGTCGGCTCGAAGTCGGCTTACTGCATCGTCTCGATACGAACACCTCAGGCATCATGGTTGCGGCCCGCACGCTTTCCGCTTACGTCGGTTTGCAAGCGCAATTTCGCCAACGTACGGTAACGAAAAACTATCTCGCCATCGTGGAAGGCAATCTCGGGAGGAAAGGGCGCGTCGCGCTCCCCTTAACTCCGACCGGGCCGCATGGGCACCATATGCGTCCCGATAAAACTGGACAAGGACAAGACGCGATTACGCTCTATGCTCCGGTCGAATACTTTTCGAGACACACCCTTGTCCGTCTTTCCATCGTCACTGGAGTCAGGCATCAGATTCGCGCCCATCTAGCCGCGCTTGGTCATCCCATCGTCGGAGACGTTGCCTATGGAGCCGGAGGCGAGACGGCACCCCGACTTTGTCTCCACGCCGAGACGCTAGAGTTCAGTCATCCTACGACCGGCAAGCGGATGAGGTGTACCAGTCCCGTGCCTGAAAATTTGGTGGCTTTCCTCGAACGGCTTCGCGGTACGAACAGTCGTGCGTAA
- a CDS encoding adenine nucleotide alpha hydrolase family protein yields the protein MKCTRCRAVAEINLRSHHAAFCRPCFILHFQRQVERTIKRLDMIAPEEPVLVAVSGGKDSLALWDVLLAQGYQTSGLYLDLGIGQYSSHSREKVERFAAAHDVPLRVVTLEEEALSVPTAARFTNRVPCAACGLMKRHFFDQYAIEGGFKVLATGHNLDDEAARLLGNVLHWQTEYLAREKPVLQPTHPRFVRKVRPLYRLSELETAVYAFFRGIDYVVEECPNSTGATQLTYKDTLNRLEAQMPGTKLSFVQEFLRSAQPLFVAPDGSAPRDCEVCGMPSFAQVCSFCKLVQEVERKQEQRQMSLSAHQAVPLDVAELN from the coding sequence ATGAAATGCACTCGCTGCCGCGCAGTGGCTGAGATCAACTTGCGGTCTCACCATGCCGCATTTTGTCGTCCCTGCTTCATCCTGCATTTTCAGCGGCAGGTGGAACGCACCATCAAGCGACTCGACATGATCGCCCCCGAAGAGCCGGTTTTAGTCGCGGTCTCTGGAGGAAAAGACAGCCTCGCCTTGTGGGACGTGTTGCTCGCCCAAGGGTATCAAACTTCGGGACTCTATCTGGATCTTGGTATCGGACAGTATTCTTCGCATTCTCGCGAGAAAGTCGAACGTTTTGCCGCTGCGCACGATGTCCCGCTCCGTGTGGTGACACTCGAAGAAGAAGCCCTCTCCGTCCCCACCGCCGCTCGGTTCACCAACCGTGTCCCTTGTGCGGCATGCGGTTTGATGAAGCGCCATTTCTTCGACCAGTATGCAATCGAAGGCGGATTCAAGGTTCTCGCGACTGGTCATAACCTTGATGACGAAGCGGCCCGTTTGCTCGGCAACGTGTTGCATTGGCAGACGGAATATCTGGCACGAGAGAAGCCGGTCTTGCAACCAACCCATCCCCGTTTCGTACGCAAAGTCCGGCCTCTCTATCGGCTCAGTGAGCTGGAAACTGCCGTCTATGCCTTTTTCCGTGGCATCGATTACGTGGTGGAGGAGTGTCCAAACAGCACCGGAGCGACGCAGCTCACCTATAAAGACACGCTCAACAGACTCGAAGCGCAAATGCCAGGGACAAAACTCAGCTTTGTCCAAGAGTTTCTGCGCTCAGCTCAGCCTCTTTTCGTTGCACCCGATGGCTCCGCCCCCCGCGACTGCGAGGTCTGCGGCATGCCGTCGTTCGCCCAAGTCTGTTCATTTTGCAAGCTCGTTCAGGAAGTCGAACGCAAACAAGAGCAGCGGCAAATGTCCCTCAGTGCGCACCAAGCAGTTCCTCTGGATGTCGCTGAACTAAACTAA
- a CDS encoding tRNA (adenine-N1)-methyltransferase produces the protein MANRSILQAGEDVLFIDNKDREYLRTLKPGSRISLHKGSFQAEQIIGLPEGSLVYTPKNEPFRILRPTYAHLIPNLPRRAQVIYPKDTAVILLWGDISPGASVVEIGAGPGALTIALLRAIGPTGTLTTIEIREDHIDMSRATVARFFGEAPNWTLQLADAYEGLSAHDVDRILVDIPEPWRLLPHAARALRYGGVFLGYVPTVVQVKALVDDLRAHPGFDAIEVMENLHRYWHVKDLSVRPEHRMVAHTGFIIVARRVPEEAAIPPVPRAIQPPEFQVQEPKEQEEYAPEPESANLAGQSEDAEDER, from the coding sequence ATGGCAAATCGCTCCATACTCCAGGCCGGTGAAGATGTCCTCTTCATCGATAACAAAGACCGCGAATATCTCCGCACATTGAAACCGGGAAGCCGCATTTCGCTGCATAAAGGCTCTTTTCAGGCAGAACAAATCATTGGCCTGCCGGAAGGCAGCTTGGTCTATACCCCAAAGAATGAACCGTTTCGCATCCTCCGCCCTACCTATGCGCATCTGATCCCGAATCTGCCCCGTCGCGCACAAGTGATTTACCCGAAGGACACGGCCGTCATACTCCTGTGGGGAGATATTTCCCCAGGGGCATCGGTGGTCGAAATCGGTGCCGGCCCTGGAGCGTTGACCATTGCGCTGCTACGCGCCATCGGCCCAACTGGCACCCTCACCACCATCGAAATCCGCGAAGATCATATCGACATGTCCCGTGCTACAGTCGCGCGCTTTTTTGGAGAAGCCCCGAATTGGACGCTTCAGCTCGCCGACGCCTATGAAGGATTGTCTGCCCATGACGTGGACCGCATCCTCGTCGATATCCCCGAGCCGTGGCGCCTGCTTCCCCATGCCGCACGAGCGCTCCGCTATGGCGGCGTCTTTCTCGGTTATGTTCCGACCGTCGTGCAAGTGAAAGCGTTAGTCGACGATCTCCGCGCCCATCCGGGATTCGACGCGATCGAAGTGATGGAAAACCTGCACCGCTACTGGCATGTGAAAGACTTATCCGTGCGTCCCGAACATCGCATGGTGGCGCATACCGGGTTCATTATTGTCGCGCGTCGTGTGCCGGAGGAGGCAGCGATTCCGCCTGTTCCCCGAGCGATCCAGCCTCCGGAGTTTCAGGTTCAAGAGCCGAAAGAACAGGAAGAATACGCTCCAGAACCGGAAAGCGCCAATCTCGCCGGACAATCAGAAGACGCAGAAGACGAACGATAG
- the dinB gene encoding DNA polymerase IV: MQRRILHLDMDAFYAAIEQRDFPELRGKPLIVGGNSQRGVVATASYEARPYGVRSAMPMMQALKLCPQAIVVPPRRDHYLAVSRQIFAILRAFTPLVEPISLDEAFLDVTASEQLFGTARAIAERIKARIHAETQLTASAGIAPNKFVAKIASDMRKPDGLLEILPPDILTFLHPLPVTKIWGVGRVTAQTLHGMGVHTIGDLARFSREALVARFGVHGEQLFNLSHGLDERLVDPNQEVKSLGEEETFLHDLMRDQDVHPFLLRQSQTVAQRLRTRHLVGATITVKIKLAERLGEGRFRLYTRSHTLPSPTNDAQEIYRTALALYDSVPRRRVGVRLAGVYASSLEPEGKNAQLDLFVLAPQQTDKRHQLGHLLDQLTSRYGEGIVQWGETRTTASTRSRDPGSFRKEEVHDPLTREKKGR, translated from the coding sequence ATGCAGCGGCGCATCCTCCATCTCGATATGGACGCGTTTTATGCCGCCATTGAGCAGAGGGATTTCCCTGAACTGCGCGGCAAGCCCCTCATCGTAGGCGGCAACAGTCAACGCGGTGTCGTCGCTACGGCATCGTATGAGGCCCGCCCCTACGGTGTGCGCTCGGCGATGCCGATGATGCAAGCGCTGAAACTGTGTCCGCAGGCAATCGTCGTCCCCCCACGACGAGACCACTACCTCGCGGTCTCGCGGCAGATTTTTGCCATCCTGCGGGCATTTACTCCTCTCGTCGAGCCGATCTCGCTCGACGAAGCGTTTCTCGACGTTACCGCGAGTGAACAACTTTTCGGCACGGCGCGCGCGATTGCCGAGCGCATCAAAGCCCGTATCCACGCAGAGACACAACTCACAGCCTCGGCAGGGATCGCTCCCAATAAGTTCGTGGCCAAGATCGCCAGCGACATGCGCAAGCCTGATGGTCTCCTTGAGATCCTGCCGCCAGATATTTTGACGTTTCTCCATCCATTACCGGTCACGAAGATCTGGGGAGTCGGGCGCGTTACAGCCCAGACCCTGCATGGCATGGGCGTCCACACCATCGGCGATTTGGCCCGCTTCAGCCGCGAAGCCCTCGTCGCCCGTTTCGGCGTCCACGGAGAGCAGCTATTCAACCTCTCGCATGGACTCGACGAGCGCCTAGTCGATCCCAACCAAGAGGTGAAGTCGCTCGGAGAAGAAGAAACATTCTTGCACGACCTCATGCGCGATCAGGATGTCCACCCCTTCTTGTTACGCCAATCTCAGACGGTGGCGCAGCGGTTACGTACTCGACATCTTGTAGGGGCGACCATCACGGTGAAGATCAAACTCGCGGAACGCTTAGGCGAAGGTCGTTTCCGTCTGTACACCCGCAGCCACACCCTGCCCTCGCCAACGAATGACGCTCAAGAAATCTATCGCACAGCCCTCGCGCTCTATGACTCCGTACCCCGCCGCCGCGTGGGGGTGCGACTCGCAGGAGTGTACGCTAGCAGCCTCGAACCGGAAGGCAAGAATGCGCAGCTAGATTTATTTGTCCTGGCACCACAGCAAACCGACAAGCGCCACCAGCTCGGTCACTTGCTGGATCAGCTCACCTCTCGCTACGGAGAGGGTATCGTGCAGTGGGGAGAAACCCGGACGACTGCGTCCACCCGCTCGCGAGACCCCGGCTCGTTTCGCAAAGAAGAGGTGCACGATCCGTTGACGCGAGAGAAAAAGGGGCGCTAA